A genomic window from Glaciihabitans sp. INWT7 includes:
- a CDS encoding IS256 family transposase, with protein sequence MTAPHIVDPARLLGEALTDASPDLMRSLLQTMINALLSADADAVIGAEWGKASPDRTAQRNGYRHRDLDTRAGTIDVAIPKLRSGTYFPEWLLERRKRAETALITVVADCYLAGVSTRRMDKLVKTLGIHSLSKSQVSRMAAELDEHVNEFRHRPLGDAGPFTFVAADALTMKVREGGRVINAVVLVATGVNADGRREVLGLKVATSETGPAWNTFFADLVARGLTGVRLVTSDAHRGLVEAIAANLPGASWQRCRTHYAANLMSVTPKSLWPAVKAMLHSVYDQPDADAVHAQFDRLLDYVDGKLPDAHEHLDNARADILAFTTFPEGLWQQIWSNNPNERLNREIRRRTDSVGIFPNRDAITRLVGAVLAEQTDEWAEGRRYLGLDILAKSRLTLVPDTGSEVTEPELALSA encoded by the coding sequence ATGACCGCTCCACATATTGTCGACCCTGCACGCCTTCTTGGCGAAGCCCTCACCGATGCGTCCCCCGATCTGATGCGCAGCCTGCTGCAAACCATGATCAATGCGCTGCTCTCGGCGGATGCCGACGCGGTGATTGGTGCCGAGTGGGGCAAGGCCAGCCCCGATCGCACCGCCCAACGGAACGGTTACCGGCATCGTGACCTCGATACCCGGGCCGGGACGATCGACGTCGCTATCCCGAAGCTACGCTCGGGAACGTATTTCCCGGAATGGCTCCTCGAGCGCCGCAAACGGGCCGAGACTGCGCTGATCACGGTCGTCGCGGACTGCTACCTCGCCGGCGTTTCGACCCGCCGCATGGACAAGCTCGTCAAGACGCTCGGGATCCACTCGTTATCGAAATCGCAGGTGTCTCGGATGGCCGCGGAGCTCGACGAGCACGTGAACGAGTTCCGTCACCGTCCGTTGGGGGATGCGGGCCCGTTCACGTTCGTCGCCGCCGACGCGTTGACCATGAAGGTCCGGGAGGGTGGCCGGGTCATCAACGCGGTCGTGCTCGTCGCGACCGGGGTCAACGCCGACGGGCGCCGCGAAGTCCTCGGCCTCAAAGTCGCCACCTCGGAGACCGGCCCGGCATGGAACACGTTCTTCGCCGATCTCGTTGCACGCGGCCTGACCGGAGTCCGACTCGTCACCTCCGACGCCCACCGCGGCCTGGTCGAAGCGATCGCTGCGAACCTGCCCGGAGCGAGCTGGCAACGCTGCCGCACCCACTACGCCGCGAACCTGATGAGTGTGACCCCGAAGAGTCTTTGGCCGGCCGTGAAAGCGATGCTCCACTCCGTTTACGACCAACCCGACGCTGACGCCGTTCACGCCCAATTCGACCGGCTCTTGGACTACGTCGACGGGAAACTCCCCGACGCCCACGAACACCTCGACAACGCCAGAGCGGACATCCTCGCGTTCACCACCTTCCCCGAAGGACTCTGGCAGCAGATCTGGTCGAACAACCCCAACGAGCGCCTCAACAGAGAAATCCGTCGCCGCACCGACAGCGTTGGGATCTTCCCCAACAGAGACGCGATCACCCGCCTCGTCGGCGCCGTCCTCGCCGAACAGACCGATGAATGGGCCGAAGGCCGCCGCTACCTCGGCCTCGACATCCTCGCCAAATCCCGCCTCACCCTCGTCCCCGACACCGGAAGCGAGGTGACCGAACCAGAACTGGCCCTCAGCGCATAA